The following are encoded in a window of Providencia rettgeri genomic DNA:
- a CDS encoding molecular chaperone yields the protein MIKNKLLVLFFLCLCLPVVALANTPTGFDFLLKRYVYNESDAGGISIDMTNGNDKNYLMEAWIANVDEETLLPKEKKDAETVPFIILPPLKNMGPGSQHSWNIRRTGMKINGIDMPKDRESLFWIGIRAIPSEDKTKEENSVQLNIIPNFYFKLLYRPKEIENLKTSDLAKKVKITRNNTRLKIENPTPFYLTFDYLKVAGNEIKNGEREITLTPFSTKEVTLKNSNVGKIEWRFTDEYLMELSKESSN from the coding sequence ATGATAAAAAATAAATTACTGGTTTTGTTTTTTTTATGCTTATGCCTCCCTGTAGTCGCATTAGCAAACACCCCGACAGGCTTCGACTTTCTCCTAAAAAGATATGTTTATAATGAAAGTGATGCGGGTGGTATCAGCATCGATATGACAAACGGAAACGATAAAAATTATTTAATGGAAGCTTGGATAGCAAATGTTGATGAAGAAACTTTGCTACCGAAAGAGAAAAAAGATGCAGAAACAGTTCCTTTTATCATTTTGCCTCCATTAAAAAATATGGGTCCGGGTTCACAACACTCCTGGAATATACGCCGTACTGGAATGAAAATTAATGGCATTGATATGCCAAAAGATAGGGAAAGTCTTTTTTGGATTGGCATTAGAGCGATCCCAAGTGAAGATAAAACAAAAGAAGAAAATAGCGTTCAATTAAATATTATACCTAATTTCTACTTTAAATTACTTTACCGCCCTAAAGAAATTGAAAATTTAAAAACCAGTGATTTAGCAAAGAAAGTTAAAATCACAAGAAATAATACGCGACTAAAAATAGAGAACCCAACACCTTTTTATTTGACATTCGATTATTTAAAAGTCGCTGGAAATGAAATTAAAAATGGTGAAAGGGAAATAACATTAACACCTTTTTCTACGAAAGAAGTTACGCTAAAAAATAGTAACGTCGGGAAAATTGAGTGGCGATTTACAGATGAATATTTGATGGAGCTAAGTAAAGAATCATCAAATTAA
- a CDS encoding fimbria/pilus outer membrane usher protein codes for MKIKIIALEVFACCYAMIPTFAHAESYFDPGLLMHGSGIDVSQINLNDFMQDNTLTPGDYEVNVNVNMIPSGEFNITFIKGENDKVSPTFTISDLKKLGVNISAVPKLRGLADDFVITNVTDYITDASAIFDAQTLTVSLSIPQIAMVPNFTGYVPPDARDDGVTALIMDYVLNYSNNRQLSQYYQKAGTSNSIFANINAGINFDAWRLRTSYLYSYNKNSDSSSDTDSDFSNTYVYRTINAIKSTLKAGEISSGGTIFDSIPMKGASLKSNPNLNPNNMQGYAPIVEGFANSNATVTVRQNGSVVYQTFVAPGRFLIRDIPASGLAGDMEVTIEEENGKQTVYTQAYSSLPMMERQGMYNYEIVAGRYNGGITTDSKKKTFTLGTFSVGLPYNITTYGGLLVSNGYNSIVGGVGLSLGILGALSTDITHSDAKFSNQRLKGQSYRIRYSKSLLSTGTSFDLTALRYTTEDFYSFSDYNNAGYDIKDGLAPWTGSRQRYSFQTSISQSFDSYGSLSLRAAKNTYWGGQSSNTSVGLSYNNNYKGVSYSLSYMVDRVKSYNNSWPENRVVSLDISVPLRLLTNSEMAQSMSARYGISVDNHGETRNQAGLTGTALENKFSYGLYQNYNSQGSNYGGSANATYSADNSTLSAGYSYSDSNRTMNASMSGGMLVHSDGVSLSPNIGDTIAIITADGAKGAELTTGAKFDRFGNAVIPQLASNTANQISVNVNTLPDDITFKDTSMMVYPTEGAIIKRHFKTKIGYQAIINISSAGKMPPFGAIATLVSTDKDDDINTGIVGSNNQLYMSGLPDSGKINIKWGSQDGQCSINYASLESIVVTADSPVRTLTTECK; via the coding sequence ATGAAAATTAAAATAATAGCATTAGAGGTTTTTGCATGTTGTTATGCAATGATCCCTACTTTTGCACACGCTGAATCTTACTTTGACCCAGGCCTACTCATGCATGGTAGCGGTATTGATGTCTCGCAAATCAATTTAAATGATTTTATGCAAGACAACACGCTGACACCGGGTGATTATGAAGTCAACGTCAATGTCAATATGATCCCTTCTGGGGAATTTAATATCACGTTCATTAAAGGTGAAAACGATAAAGTTTCTCCGACATTCACTATCAGTGACTTAAAAAAACTCGGCGTCAATATATCTGCGGTACCCAAATTAAGAGGGTTAGCGGATGATTTTGTTATCACAAACGTAACTGACTATATTACGGATGCTTCCGCTATATTTGATGCTCAAACGTTAACGGTGAGTTTGTCAATCCCACAAATTGCAATGGTGCCTAACTTTACAGGCTATGTTCCGCCCGATGCACGTGATGATGGTGTAACTGCTTTAATTATGGATTATGTCCTAAATTACAGTAACAACCGCCAACTAAGCCAATATTATCAAAAAGCTGGGACATCTAACTCTATTTTTGCCAATATCAATGCGGGGATTAACTTCGATGCATGGCGGCTAAGAACCAGCTATTTGTATAGTTATAATAAAAATAGTGATTCATCAAGCGACACTGATTCTGACTTTTCAAATACCTATGTATATAGAACAATTAATGCGATTAAATCGACCTTAAAAGCGGGTGAAATTTCATCAGGTGGTACGATTTTTGACTCCATTCCGATGAAAGGTGCCAGTCTAAAATCAAACCCGAACCTGAATCCGAATAATATGCAAGGTTATGCCCCTATCGTAGAGGGCTTTGCAAACTCAAATGCGACTGTAACCGTTCGTCAGAATGGTAGCGTTGTATATCAAACATTTGTGGCACCGGGTCGCTTCTTGATCAGAGATATTCCGGCAAGTGGTTTGGCTGGCGACATGGAAGTTACCATTGAAGAAGAAAATGGTAAGCAAACTGTTTATACCCAAGCTTATTCATCATTACCAATGATGGAAAGACAAGGAATGTATAACTACGAAATAGTCGCAGGTCGTTATAATGGTGGGATTACCACAGATTCAAAAAAGAAAACATTTACCTTAGGAACATTTAGTGTTGGCTTACCTTACAACATTACGACCTATGGCGGCTTATTAGTTTCCAATGGATATAATTCTATTGTTGGCGGTGTGGGGCTTTCATTAGGCATACTGGGTGCATTATCTACGGACATTACCCACTCTGACGCCAAATTTTCAAACCAACGCTTAAAAGGACAATCTTATCGTATACGTTATTCAAAAAGCTTACTGTCAACAGGCACCTCTTTTGACTTAACGGCACTACGCTATACCACAGAGGATTTCTATTCATTTTCTGATTACAACAACGCAGGTTACGATATTAAAGATGGGTTAGCCCCATGGACAGGCTCAAGGCAACGTTACAGTTTCCAAACGTCTATCAGCCAATCCTTTGATTCTTATGGTTCTTTATCATTAAGAGCGGCAAAAAATACCTATTGGGGTGGTCAGAGTTCCAATACGTCTGTTGGCCTGTCATACAACAATAACTATAAAGGTGTATCTTATAGCCTGAGTTATATGGTTGACCGAGTGAAAAGCTACAACAACTCGTGGCCAGAAAACCGTGTTGTTTCTTTAGATATTTCGGTGCCACTAAGATTACTCACCAATAGTGAAATGGCTCAATCGATGAGTGCACGCTATGGTATCAGTGTTGATAATCATGGCGAAACACGCAATCAAGCAGGTTTAACCGGTACAGCACTGGAAAATAAATTTAGTTATGGCTTATACCAAAATTACAATAGCCAAGGTAGCAACTACGGCGGTAGTGCAAATGCTACATACTCCGCTGATAACTCGACATTATCAGCAGGATATAGTTACTCTGATTCGAATAGAACAATGAATGCCAGTATGAGTGGCGGAATGCTTGTCCACTCTGATGGTGTCTCATTGTCACCTAATATCGGTGATACCATTGCAATTATCACCGCAGATGGAGCCAAAGGCGCTGAACTCACAACAGGTGCGAAATTTGACCGCTTTGGTAACGCAGTGATCCCGCAGTTAGCCAGCAATACTGCCAACCAAATATCGGTCAATGTGAATACACTTCCTGATGATATTACCTTTAAAGATACCTCTATGATGGTGTACCCAACAGAAGGTGCCATCATCAAACGTCACTTTAAAACTAAAATTGGTTATCAAGCCATCATCAATATTAGTTCGGCAGGCAAAATGCCGCCATTTGGGGCAATAGCTACTCTCGTTTCCACTGACAAGGACGATGATATCAATACAGGCATTGTTGGTTCTAACAACCAACTCTATATGAGCGGGTTGCCTGATTCAGGGAAAATTAATATTAAGTGGGGAAGCCAAGATGGACAATGTTCAATTAATTACGCTTCCTTGGAAAGTATTGTGGTAACAGCGGACTCGCCTGTTAGAACACTGACAACTGAGTGCAAATAA
- a CDS encoding fimbrial protein, which produces MKKIKQVLLTFLTIFMYYPVMAADNYTVRYEFSVLFLAKTCDIDVPSEILLGNQAGITTVTEIKNDNVAKNFTIGLKNCNNQSQSTALVYLSSGNTLNGTNNFFNDDPTGVIGVQLLDGNRVININNNPLGKPSAASVIWDNIESTSATKTVTAKLRCAIDNCEPNEGDFSATLTIGYYAD; this is translated from the coding sequence ATGAAAAAAATAAAGCAGGTCTTACTAACTTTTTTAACAATTTTCATGTATTACCCTGTAATGGCAGCTGACAATTACACTGTTAGATATGAGTTCTCTGTTTTATTTTTAGCGAAAACTTGTGATATTGATGTCCCTTCTGAAATTTTACTGGGTAATCAAGCAGGTATCACCACCGTAACAGAAATTAAAAATGACAATGTTGCAAAAAACTTTACAATTGGTTTGAAGAATTGCAATAACCAATCACAAAGTACTGCACTTGTTTATCTGTCATCTGGTAACACATTGAATGGTACTAATAATTTTTTCAATGATGATCCAACTGGTGTTATTGGGGTTCAATTATTGGATGGCAACCGTGTTATCAATATCAACAATAACCCTTTGGGCAAACCCAGTGCAGCATCTGTTATCTGGGATAATATTGAAAGCACAAGCGCAACCAAAACTGTCACAGCTAAGTTACGTTGCGCAATAGATAATTGTGAACCTAATGAAGGTGATTTCTCTGCAACATTAACTATCGGTTATTACGCCGATTAA
- a CDS encoding fimbrial protein, protein MKFNKLALIGALTAAALSSQAFAAEDATVNFNARLVAATCDISASKTLVNLGTHSIEKITDINKALAESNFNLVLNKCTKVYDDENTATEVSILATGESLAGHSDMFADAQASQVGVKLKSGSVDIVPNKEATIADLKVLGNNDYIVPVTAGLYVTTKDASAQSLNVPVTFSVAYD, encoded by the coding sequence ATGAAATTCAATAAACTTGCTCTGATTGGTGCATTAACTGCAGCGGCTCTATCTTCTCAAGCTTTCGCAGCAGAAGATGCAACTGTTAATTTCAATGCTCGTTTAGTTGCTGCAACTTGTGATATTAGTGCGTCTAAAACTTTAGTAAACTTAGGTACGCACTCAATTGAAAAAATCACTGATATCAATAAAGCATTAGCTGAATCAAACTTTAATTTAGTATTAAACAAATGTACTAAAGTTTATGATGATGAAAATACTGCAACTGAAGTTTCAATCCTAGCAACGGGTGAATCTTTAGCTGGTCACTCAGACATGTTTGCTGATGCACAAGCATCACAAGTCGGTGTTAAATTAAAATCAGGTTCTGTGGATATCGTTCCTAACAAAGAAGCAACTATCGCTGATCTTAAAGTATTAGGTAATAACGACTACATCGTTCCAGTCACTGCTGGTTTATATGTAACGACTAAAGATGCTTCAGCTCAATCTTTAAATGTTCCTGTAACATTCAGCGTTGCATACGACTAA
- a CDS encoding fimbrial protein yields MNTMGRFNKIVLTLGIALFSSQLIAESGQIQFKTRITKGTCEFDDNSDLNKTIDFNKKGILVASEVNEHPIKTPILTENFSYTIVCKNFPANTEKNIKIKSKSASSTQFSNGIFYGLGDTTKTGFLLESCDKNNQTCQEVNDESVSTFPSTTSDSVEVNYRVSLVKRENGVKPGDSSAAVTFEFYQD; encoded by the coding sequence ATGAATACCATGGGACGGTTCAATAAAATAGTATTAACTCTAGGTATTGCTCTATTTTCAAGCCAACTTATTGCAGAGAGCGGGCAAATACAGTTCAAAACTCGGATCACAAAAGGAACTTGTGAATTCGACGATAACAGTGATTTAAATAAAACTATCGATTTTAATAAAAAAGGTATTCTTGTCGCATCTGAAGTCAATGAACACCCAATAAAAACGCCCATTTTAACTGAAAATTTTTCATATACCATCGTTTGTAAAAATTTTCCTGCAAATACAGAAAAAAACATAAAAATAAAATCTAAGTCAGCTTCTTCAACACAATTTAGCAATGGCATATTTTACGGACTAGGGGATACAACTAAAACGGGTTTTTTACTTGAATCATGTGATAAAAACAACCAAACTTGTCAGGAAGTGAATGATGAAAGCGTTTCTACTTTCCCATCCACGACCAGTGATTCAGTAGAAGTTAATTATCGAGTTAGCCTAGTAAAACGAGAAAATGGTGTCAAACCCGGTGATTCGAGCGCAGCTGTTACTTTTGAATTTTATCAGGATTAA
- a CDS encoding DNA-binding protein has translation MAVANKMKLVDGQGQVIQLGKLIKSGGAGSVYHIASAPGQVAKLYHDKIDKTLYRRKTAAMLALKPHLPPITDTTIPVVQLAWPICQLFNQKKQFVGFAMPELDVNASIELEYILQERQARANNLPVGLGAKIQLATNLAILVEAIHQQNHFIIDMKPVNLRFYRESLYVSMLDCDGFSIQGEKERFAAGQFTVDYLAPEFQQSKSVPQSQELQQDQFSLAVILFQLLNFGIHPFSGRPLHNQVPNDLPSRIAGKYYAYGVKAHQGISPVPTSGHTFLPEEIRQLFDKAFNGPPAQRPSAAQWVQCLRPYALRSQKKMAVCSKNKEHQYFVGLKCAACERTKQLKVASEALQKTRQQQNVYKTRVKGQTQTRRVVRPQPVPPITFTPPAWFKAIKKVHFYTFFAIAVPLLMAFIASRITQNIKPETLSPTAFYQYWAQYGLEFDMALSIITLLILLGLCLFFWLGLFLPIKSIVTKKP, from the coding sequence ATGGCAGTGGCAAATAAGATGAAACTTGTCGATGGGCAAGGGCAAGTTATTCAACTGGGTAAATTAATTAAAAGCGGTGGAGCTGGCAGTGTCTATCATATCGCGTCAGCGCCAGGTCAAGTTGCTAAGCTTTACCACGATAAAATAGATAAAACGTTATATCGCCGTAAAACAGCGGCAATGTTAGCGTTAAAGCCACATTTACCGCCTATTACTGATACGACAATTCCCGTGGTTCAGTTGGCATGGCCAATCTGTCAACTGTTTAACCAGAAAAAACAGTTTGTCGGCTTTGCGATGCCAGAACTGGATGTGAACGCATCCATTGAGCTTGAATATATCTTGCAGGAAAGACAGGCTAGAGCAAATAATCTACCCGTTGGGTTAGGGGCAAAAATCCAACTGGCAACGAATTTAGCGATCTTGGTTGAGGCTATTCATCAACAAAATCACTTTATTATTGATATGAAACCCGTGAATTTGCGCTTTTATCGGGAAAGCTTATATGTATCAATGCTAGATTGTGATGGCTTTAGTATTCAAGGGGAAAAGGAACGTTTTGCTGCTGGACAATTTACTGTCGATTATCTTGCACCTGAATTTCAACAGAGCAAAAGCGTGCCACAATCCCAAGAGTTACAGCAAGACCAATTTTCATTGGCAGTGATTTTATTTCAATTATTGAATTTTGGTATCCATCCCTTTTCTGGTCGACCTTTACATAATCAAGTGCCGAATGATTTACCCAGTCGAATTGCAGGAAAATATTATGCATATGGGGTAAAAGCGCACCAAGGAATAAGCCCTGTGCCGACCAGTGGGCATACCTTTTTACCTGAGGAGATCCGCCAATTATTTGATAAAGCCTTTAATGGGCCCCCAGCCCAAAGGCCAAGTGCGGCTCAGTGGGTGCAGTGCTTACGACCTTATGCGCTGCGTAGCCAGAAAAAAATGGCGGTATGTAGCAAAAATAAAGAACATCAATATTTTGTTGGGCTTAAATGTGCCGCTTGTGAAAGAACAAAACAATTAAAAGTCGCCAGTGAAGCATTACAAAAAACACGGCAACAACAAAATGTGTATAAAACGCGAGTTAAAGGGCAAACACAAACCCGTCGAGTTGTTCGTCCACAACCTGTGCCCCCAATCACCTTTACGCCACCTGCGTGGTTTAAGGCAATTAAAAAGGTGCATTTTTACACCTTTTTTGCCATCGCTGTTCCATTATTAATGGCATTTATCGCTAGCCGTATTACCCAAAATATAAAACCTGAAACGTTATCACCTACCGCTTTTTATCAGTATTGGGCGCAGTATGGTTTAGAGTTTGATATGGCGCTGAGTATTATCACATTACTTATTTTATTGGGACTGTGCCTGTTTTTCTGGCTGGGGCTGTTCTTGCCTATCAAGTCGATTGTGACTAAGAAGCCATAG
- a CDS encoding PP2C family serine/threonine-protein phosphatase, producing MSWSIYCASVQGRSHQENNLPCQDAWHAEHTANGLAACVCDGAGSARYSDIGSRYVSRLFVQRISEFGDVDYLCVEEIQPVILRTLSAIREQLISLANDKRGELKDFACTVVAAWIGKRQGFLFHLGDGVAIASYQQDGHLIDKVSSPENGEYANQTWFLTSNDWQAHLRITPIIGKIERIILMSDGVQPFAMNKQCDALYHPFIDPVTRFLQQHDEYTGSEALKGTLDDPRTYSITGDDKTLLVAFREV from the coding sequence ATGAGTTGGTCTATTTATTGTGCATCAGTGCAAGGGCGTTCACATCAAGAAAACAATTTGCCTTGCCAAGATGCTTGGCATGCAGAGCACACAGCAAATGGATTAGCCGCTTGTGTTTGTGATGGGGCGGGCTCCGCACGTTATAGTGATATTGGTTCGCGTTATGTTTCAAGGCTATTTGTGCAGCGGATCTCTGAGTTTGGCGATGTTGACTATTTATGTGTTGAAGAGATACAGCCTGTCATTCTTCGTACGCTCAGTGCTATACGTGAACAACTTATTTCTCTTGCTAATGATAAACGCGGAGAATTGAAGGATTTCGCTTGTACTGTGGTGGCTGCATGGATTGGTAAACGGCAAGGTTTTCTTTTTCATTTAGGCGATGGCGTTGCCATCGCGTCTTACCAACAAGATGGACATCTTATTGACAAAGTTTCCTCTCCGGAAAATGGTGAATATGCAAACCAAACCTGGTTTCTAACCTCAAATGATTGGCAGGCGCACTTACGTATTACACCCATTATCGGCAAAATAGAGCGGATTATCTTAATGTCTGATGGTGTACAGCCTTTTGCCATGAATAAGCAATGCGATGCACTTTATCACCCTTTTATTGATCCTGTGACTCGATTTTTACAGCAACATGATGAATACACAGGCAGTGAAGCATTAAAAGGGACACTTGATGACCCTCGTACTTATTCCATTACTGGGGATGATAAAACCTTACTTGTGGCATTTAGGGAAGTGTAA
- a CDS encoding VWA domain-containing protein, whose protein sequence is MNQPIIPDVALVDNSEQRTPLVLVLDCSGSMHGEPINELNAGLQLLEKELKNDVIAAKRVRILVIQYGGNDQCSIIGDWCDAMDFTAPILEANGTTPTGQAVMAALDEIEAEKQRFRQAGVAYTRPWLFLMSDGAPTDLWEESAQVCRQAQKDQKVAMFPIMVDGASAQVMGEFSIAGLNGVKKLKGLQFKELFLWLSASMQVVSQSTPGGQAQLPSTDSWSTVSV, encoded by the coding sequence ATGAACCAACCTATCATTCCAGATGTTGCCCTAGTCGATAATAGTGAGCAACGAACACCACTGGTCTTGGTATTAGATTGCTCTGGCAGTATGCATGGTGAGCCAATTAACGAATTAAATGCAGGGTTGCAATTACTTGAAAAAGAGCTCAAAAATGATGTGATTGCAGCTAAACGTGTTCGGATACTGGTTATTCAATATGGTGGAAATGACCAATGCTCGATTATTGGCGATTGGTGTGATGCGATGGATTTTACCGCGCCGATATTAGAAGCTAATGGTACAACACCAACTGGGCAAGCCGTAATGGCGGCATTAGATGAAATAGAAGCGGAAAAACAACGTTTCCGCCAAGCCGGTGTTGCGTATACACGCCCTTGGTTATTTTTAATGTCAGATGGGGCTCCAACCGACTTATGGGAAGAGTCGGCACAAGTGTGCCGCCAAGCGCAAAAAGATCAAAAAGTGGCGATGTTTCCTATTATGGTCGATGGAGCAAGTGCACAAGTGATGGGGGAGTTTAGTATCGCAGGCTTGAATGGTGTGAAAAAGTTGAAGGGATTGCAATTTAAAGAACTTTTTTTATGGTTAAGCGCCAGCATGCAGGTGGTTTCCCAATCGACACCGGGTGGTCAGGCTCAACTTCCTTCAACAGATAGCTGGTCAACAGTGTCGGTATAA
- a CDS encoding molecular chaperone, with protein sequence MKKMVKALLGILFISQGALAAVSLDHSRVIFTQGDKSQSVSAYNTANKKYLLQSLVFSDLSNENEPSHNFTVIPPIVTLKENSSNALKILPKGLNELPNDRESLFYLMVNFIPETKKNNNDESSQINTKFNLSTKIVIKMFYRPNGINGNVKDYINELTAKQSGDRIIINNPSPYYYTFVNIKMDKQPYISDRAPMVAPFSTFEIPTTKKVSKLEWDIINDYGGETKLKSVTLNGTHK encoded by the coding sequence ATGAAAAAAATGGTTAAAGCCTTACTGGGAATTTTATTTATATCTCAAGGTGCACTTGCAGCCGTTTCATTAGACCACTCAAGGGTAATATTTACCCAAGGTGATAAAAGCCAAAGTGTAAGTGCTTATAACACTGCAAACAAAAAATACCTACTTCAGAGCTTAGTTTTTTCTGATCTAAGTAACGAAAATGAGCCAAGTCACAATTTTACGGTTATTCCGCCTATCGTGACGCTGAAAGAAAACTCGAGTAATGCATTAAAAATTTTACCGAAAGGATTAAACGAACTGCCAAATGATAGAGAATCGTTGTTTTACTTGATGGTTAACTTCATACCCGAAACCAAAAAAAATAATAATGACGAAAGTAGCCAAATAAACACAAAGTTTAACTTATCAACGAAAATAGTTATCAAAATGTTTTACCGTCCAAATGGTATTAACGGGAATGTAAAAGATTACATTAACGAACTAACTGCTAAGCAGTCAGGAGACAGAATTATTATCAATAACCCATCTCCTTACTATTATACGTTTGTTAATATCAAAATGGATAAACAACCCTATATCAGTGATAGAGCCCCTATGGTGGCCCCTTTTTCTACATTTGAAATACCAACAACAAAAAAGGTTTCAAAATTAGAGTGGGACATTATTAATGACTATGGTGGTGAAACAAAATTAAAGTCAGTAACATTAAATGGTACTCACAAATGA
- a CDS encoding molecular chaperone, which yields MIKLKSLLFLLLTFSFATQAGVGLSQTRIIIEEKNNSASISARNDDDKSYLVANFITQQLNSKTATEGLFVITPSIFKLSPKQRNIIKIKAITNKFPKDRESMYYFHSRNVPEMNESNGVKVGLENIIKIIYRPENLSMPQDVAFKSIKINRSADGITLVNDSPYYVNLAGLYVNSKGIKLNKQNNVIAPFSKMNYLSQTKNGAVKWAVINDLGGYNEYHGTVQ from the coding sequence ATGATAAAATTAAAATCCTTACTTTTTTTATTATTAACTTTTTCATTTGCAACTCAAGCAGGTGTAGGCTTAAGCCAAACACGCATTATCATTGAAGAAAAAAATAATTCAGCATCTATTTCTGCACGAAATGACGATGACAAGTCTTATTTAGTTGCGAATTTTATTACACAACAGTTAAACAGCAAAACAGCTACTGAAGGTTTATTTGTTATTACACCTTCTATTTTTAAATTATCGCCAAAACAACGCAATATTATTAAAATTAAAGCGATAACAAACAAGTTTCCTAAAGACAGAGAGTCGATGTACTACTTTCACTCACGTAATGTACCTGAAATGAATGAAAGTAATGGTGTAAAAGTTGGCTTAGAAAACATTATTAAAATTATATACCGCCCTGAGAATTTATCGATGCCACAAGATGTTGCATTTAAAAGCATTAAAATTAACAGGTCGGCAGACGGAATTACATTAGTCAATGATTCACCTTATTACGTCAATTTGGCTGGACTATATGTTAATAGTAAAGGCATAAAACTGAATAAGCAAAATAATGTAATAGCCCCGTTCTCAAAAATGAATTATTTGAGCCAAACGAAAAATGGAGCAGTTAAATGGGCTGTTATCAACGATCTTGGGGGATACAATGAATACCATGGGACGGTTCAATAA